A genomic segment from Aegilops tauschii subsp. strangulata cultivar AL8/78 chromosome 1, Aet v6.0, whole genome shotgun sequence encodes:
- the LOC109770155 gene encoding auxin transporter-like protein 2 yields the protein MVPGDHAEESIMAMADGGHGGGKEGARVMDGGEESERGHGDGGFTVKDMLWHGGSVWDAWFSCASNQVAQVLLTLPYSFSQLGMASGLVLQVFYGLMGSWTAYLISVLYVEYRARKEREGVSFKNHVIQWFEVLDGLLGPYWKAAGLAFNCTFLLFGSVIQLIACASNIYYINDRLDKRTWTYIFVACCATTVFIPSFHNYRIWSFLGLGMTTYTAWYLTIAAAVHGQVPGAKHSGPNSLMLYFTGATNILYTFGGHAVTVEIMHAMWKPRKFKYIYLVATLYVFTLTLPSASTMYWAFGDALLTHSNAFSLLPKSGWRDAAVILMLIHQFITFGFACTPLYFVWEKAIGMHHTGSVLRRALARLPLVLPIWFLAIIFPFFGPINSAVGALLVSFTVYVIPAVAHMLTYRSAHARLNAAEKPPAFLPSWSGMFVVNAFVVAWVLVVGFGLGGWASVSNFVKQIDTFGLFAKCYQCPPRAHLPAAGSPLSAPARH from the exons ATGGTGCCGGGGGATCACGCGGAGGAGTCCATcatggccatggcggacggcggccacggcggcggcaaGGAGGGGGCGCGCGTgatggacggcggcgaggagtCGGAGCGCGGGCACGGCGACGGCGGGTTCACCGTGAAGGACATGCTCTGGCACGGCGGGTCCGTGTGGGACGCCTGGTTCAGCTGCGCCTCCAACCAG GTGGCGCAGGTGCTGCTGACGCTGCCCTACTCCTTCTCGCAGCTGGGGATGGCCTCCGGGCTGGTGCTGCAGGTGTTCTACGGCCTCATGGGCAGCTGGACCGCCTACCTCATCAGCGTCCTCTACGTCGAGTACCGCGCCCGCAAGGAGAGGGAGGGCGTCAGCTTCAAGAACCACGTCATCCAG TGGTTCGAGGTTCTGGACGGGCTGCTGGGCCCGTACTGGAAGGCGGCCGGGCTGGCCTTCAACTGCACCTTCCTGCTCTTCGGCTCCGTCATCCAGCTCATCGCCTGCGCAAG TAACATCTACTACATCAACGACCGGCTGGACAAGCGGACGTGGACCTACATCTTCGTGGCCTGCTGCGCCACCACCGTCTTCATCCCCTCCTTCCACAACTACCGCATCTGGTCCTTCCTCGGCCTCGGCATGACCACCTACACCGCCTGGTACCtcaccatcgccgccgccgtgcaCGGCCAG GTCCCCGGCGCCAAGCACTCGGGCCCCAACAGCCTCATGCTCTACTTCACCGGCGCCACCAACATCCTCTACACCTTCGGCGGCCACGCCGTCACCGT AGAGATCATGCACGCGATGTGGAAGCCGCGCAAGTTCAAGTACATCTACCTGGTGGCGACGCTGTACGTGTTCACGCTGACGCTGCCGTCGGCGTCGACCATGTACTGGGCGTTCGGCGACGCGCTGCTCACGCACTCCAACGCCTTCTCGCTGCTCCCAAAGTCCGGGTGGCGCGACGCGGCGGTCATCCTCATGCTCATCCACCAGTTCATCACCTTCGGCTTCGCGTGCACCCCGCTCTACTTCGTGTGGGAGAAGGCCATCGGCATGCACCACACCGGCAGCGTCCTCCGGCGCGCGCTCGCGCGGCTCCCCCTCGTCCTCCCCATCTGGTTCCTCGCCATCATCTTCCCCTTCTTCGGGCCCATCAACTCCGCCGTCGGCGCGCTCCTCGTCAGCTTCACCGTCTACGTCATCCCCGCCGTCGCCCACATGCTCACCTACCGCTCCGCCCACGCCAGATTG AAtgcggcggagaagccgccggcgTTCCTGCCGAGCTGGAGCGGGATGTTCGTGGTGAACGCGTTCGTGGTGGCGTGGGTGCTGGTGGTCGGGTTCGGGCTCGGCGGCTGGGCGAGCGTGTCCAACTTCGTCAAGCAGATCGACACCTTCGGGCTCTTCGCCAAGTGCT